Within the Bradyrhizobium cosmicum genome, the region TGGAGTCCGGCGCCGACCACTTCTTGTAGAGCGCGATCGCGCGCGGCACCTGGTAGCCGTAGTCGTTGGTGTCGACATTGAGCTGCTTGCCGCCGACGCCGCCGTTCTTGTTGACCCAGGCGAACGTGTCGGCGACGGCCTGGCCGTAGGGGGTGCCGACGTCGGAGGTGCCGCCCGAGCGATCCTCAAGGTGGCCAACCGCGATCTGCGCCTGTGCCCCCGCGGAAAAGGCAGCGATGACAAGGGCGAGCGACGCGGTGCTCAAAAGGGACTTGGTCTTCATCGGTTCGTTCCTCCTTTTATGGTTCTTAAGCGAAGTTGCCGCGCTCAGTGCGAGAACGGGTAGAGCTTCCAGTATGCCTTGATCTGTCGCCAGCGATGCGCGAGCCCGTCGGGCTCGAACATCAGGAAGGCGATGATGATTACCCCGATCGCGATCTCGCGCAGGAAGGTGAGGTTGTTGTTGAGCGACAGCGCCTTGTCGATCGCGCCGCCCTTCAGGTAGCCGCTGAGGAATTCCATCGTTTCAGGCAACAGCACCACGAAAGCGGTGCCCATCAGCGTGCCCATGATCGAGCCGGTGCCGCCAATGATGATCATGGCGAGGAACAGGATCGAGCGCTCGATGCCGAAACCTTCCTGCGACACCACCAACTGGTAGTGCGCATACAGCGCGCCGGCGATGCCGGCAAAGAAGGCGGCCAGCCCGAACGACAGCGTGCGATACTTGGTGAGGTTGATGCCCATGATCTCCGCCGAGAGATAATGGTCGCGGATCGCCACCAGCGCGCGGCCGTCGCGGGTGCGCATCAGATTGGTGACGAGGATGTAGCTCGCGACCACGTAGGCCAGCACGACGTAGAAATACTGGCGGTCGCCGCGCAGCGTGTAGCCGAAGATCGAGAACGGATTGGCGCTGGCCGGCACCGAGCCGCCGGTGAACCACTCGGCGCGGGAGAAAAAGTCGAGCAGGATGTATTGCGCGGCGAGCGTGGCAATCACGAGGTAGAGCCCCTTCAGCCGCGCCGCCGGGATACCGAATATCAGCCCGACCAGTGCGGTGATGACGCCCGCGAGCGGGATCGCGAAGAACACCGGGATGTGCGCGTTGTTGGAAATATAGGCCGAGGTGAAGGCGCCCAGCAGGAAGAAGGCGGCATGCCCGATCGAGATCTGGCCGGTGAAGCCGACCAGGATGTTCAGCCCCAGCGCCGCGATCGAGAAGATGCCGATCTGAATCAGGATGCTGAGCCAATAGCCGGCGAGAAGTTGCGGTGCGAAGCAGAGCAGCAGCACGCCGAGAATCGCAAAGTTGCGGCTGGTCGTGGTCGGGAAGATCGTGGTGTCGGCCGCATAAGAGGTGCGGAAATCACCAGCAGGAATGAGGGCAGGGCCGGCCATGGGATCAGATCCGCTCGATGTCGTGGGTGCCGAACAGGCCGTAAGGCTTGATCATCAGCACGATGATGAGGACGTAGAACGGCGCGACCTCGTAGAGATTGCCCCAGTGCAGATACTCGCTGTCGACATATTGAGCGATGTTTTCCAGGAGCCCGATGATGATGCCGCCGAGCACGGCGCCGCCGACGGAGTCGAGTCCGCCGAGGATCGCCGCCGGAAACACCTTGATGCCGTAGGCGGCGAGGCCCGAGGACACGCCGTTCACCACGGCAACGACCACGCCTGCGACAGCCGACACCGTCGCCGAGATCGCCCAGGCCATCGCAAAGACGCTTTTCACGGAAATGCCGAGCGATTGCGCCACCTGCTGGTTGAACGCGGTGGCGCGCATCGCAAGGCCGTACTTCGAGGCCCGAAAGAACCAGGCCATGCCGATCATCATGGCGACCGAGACCACGAGGCTCATGACATAGACGGTCTGGATCTGGAGCCCGAACAGGCTGACCGACTGGCTCTCGAACACCCGCGGGAACGGCTGCGGGTTGACGCCGAACATCCATTTCAGCGTCGCCTGCAGCACGGTCGAGAGGCCGATCGTCACCATGATCACGGATATGATGGGCTCGCCGATCATCGGCCGCAGGATCAGCACCTGGATCGCGATGCCGAACACGAACATGAACACCAGCGTCATCGGCATGCCGATCCAGAACGGCACCTGGTATTTGGCGAGCAGCGCCCAGCACACCCAGGCGCCGACCAGCAGCAACTCACCTTGCGCGAAATTGACGACCTGGGTCGCCTTGTAGATCAGCACGAACGACATCGCGACCACGCCATAGAGCGTGCCGACCACGAGGCCGTTGACCAGGAGCTGGATGAGGAAGGCGGTGTTCATGTGTGGTCTCCTGATGCACCCACATCGTCATTGCGAGCGCAGCGAAGCAATCCAGCATCTTTCCGCGGAGAGGCTCTGGATTGCTTCGCTACGCTCGCAATGACGGGATGCATATGGGATCGCGTCCCCGCGAGCGGGGAGAGGCGAAGGGCGGCGGCGTGCGCGGTGATCACCTGCCTCACTCCGCAGCCTCCGCCATGTGCCCATGCCCGCCCAGATCCACCACGCGCAGCGTGGTGCGGACGCGCTGCGTGGTGCCGTCCTGGAAGCGGATCACGGTGTCGACGGGAATGTCGGCATCGCCGCGGTAGATCGCGTCGATGATGCCTTCGTATTTCTCGTTGATGACGCTGCGGCGCACCTTTCGGGTGCGGGTGAGCTCGCCGTCGTCGGCGTCCAGTTCCTTGTACAGTAGCAGGAAGCGCGAGATGCGTTGCGCCGGCGGCAGCGTCGCGTTGACGGTCTCGACTTCCTTCTTGAGCAGCGCGTAGACCTCGGGTCGCGAGGCGAGGTCGCTGTAGGTTGTGAAGGAAAGGCGGTTCTTTTCCGCCCATTTCGAGATGATGGAGTAGCGGATGCAGATCATTGCCGCGAGCGCGTCGCGACCGGCGCCCAGCACCACGGCCTCCGCGATGTACGGTGAGAATTTCAGCTTGTTCTCGATGAACTGCGGCGAGAAGCGCTCGCCGCGCGAGGTCTCGGCGAGGTCCTTGATGCGGTCGATGACGACGAGCTGGCGGTTGGCGTTGAAATAGCCGGCATCGCCCGACAGCATCCAGCCGTCCTTGACGTCGGCGACGCTGGCCTCGGGGTTCTTGTAGTAACCCAGGAACATGTTGGGATGCCGCACCACGATTTCGCCGACGCCATGGACGTCGGCATTGTCGATGCGGATCTCGACGCTGTCGGCCATCGGCACGCCCGTGGTGTCAGGATCGACCTTGCCCTCGGGATGCAGCGTGTAGGCGCCCAACAGCTCGGTCTGGCCGTAGAGCGTGCGCAGCGGCACGCCCATGGCCTGGAAGAACTTGAACGTCTCGGGCCCGAGCGCCGCGCCGCCGGTGGCGGCCGAACGCAGGCGGGTGAAGCCGAGCCGGTCGCGCAGCGCGCGGAACAGAATCGCGTCGGCCAAGCCCGAACGCTTGCCCTCTGCGAGCGCGGCGAGGCCAGCCTTCATGCCGATGTCGAACAGCCGCTGCTTGAAGGGCGTTGCGTCCATCACCCTGGCGCGGACGTCGGCGGCGATGGATTCCCAGACGCGCGGTGCAAACAGCACGAATGTCGGCGCGATCTCGCGCAGGTCGTTCATCATCGTCTCGGGCTCTTCGACGAAGTTGATCTTCATCCGGCAGAGCAGGCCTTTGCCGAGCACATAGACCTGCTCCATGATCCAGGGCAGCGGCAGCACCGAGACGTACTCGTCGTCCGGTCCCTTCGGATCGAAGGCGAGATAGGTCGCGCAATGGCCGAGCACGCGGCCGGCGGCGAGCATCGCAAGTTTTGGATGCGATGTGGTGCCCGACGTCGTGCAGAGGATCGCGACGTCCTCGCCTTTGGTGGCATCCACGAGCCTGTCGTAGAGCTCCGGTTCGCGTGCGGCGCGGGCGCGGCCGAGCTCGGCGAATTTCTCCGCCGACATCAGCCTGGGATCGTCATACTTCCGCATCCCCCGCGGGTCGGAATAGATGATGTGCTTCAGATCAGGCGCACGTTCGGCCAGCACCAGCAGCTTGTCGACCTGCTCCTCGTCCTCGGCGAAGACGAGCCGGGCTTCGCCATAGTTGAGCAGGTACGAAGCCTCCTCGTCGAGCACGTCACGGTAGAGCCCGAGGCTCAAGCCACCAATCGCATGGGTGGCGATTTCCGCAGCGACCCAGTCCGGCCGGTTGTCGCCGATGATGCCGATGACATCCCCGCGTCCCAGGCCCAATTCGACGAGGCCGAGCGCGAAGTCGCGAACGCGCGTCTGATAATCGTTCCAGGTGAACGGGCGCCACAGCCCGAGATCCTTCTCGCGCAGTGCGATCTCGTTGCCGTGCTCCCTCGCGTTGAGCCGGAGCATCTTCGGATAGG harbors:
- a CDS encoding long-chain fatty acid--CoA ligase, whose product is MMDYAGRVAQADTYPKMLRLNAREHGNEIALREKDLGLWRPFTWNDYQTRVRDFALGLVELGLGRGDVIGIIGDNRPDWVAAEIATHAIGGLSLGLYRDVLDEEASYLLNYGEARLVFAEDEEQVDKLLVLAERAPDLKHIIYSDPRGMRKYDDPRLMSAEKFAELGRARAAREPELYDRLVDATKGEDVAILCTTSGTTSHPKLAMLAAGRVLGHCATYLAFDPKGPDDEYVSVLPLPWIMEQVYVLGKGLLCRMKINFVEEPETMMNDLREIAPTFVLFAPRVWESIAADVRARVMDATPFKQRLFDIGMKAGLAALAEGKRSGLADAILFRALRDRLGFTRLRSAATGGAALGPETFKFFQAMGVPLRTLYGQTELLGAYTLHPEGKVDPDTTGVPMADSVEIRIDNADVHGVGEIVVRHPNMFLGYYKNPEASVADVKDGWMLSGDAGYFNANRQLVVIDRIKDLAETSRGERFSPQFIENKLKFSPYIAEAVVLGAGRDALAAMICIRYSIISKWAEKNRLSFTTYSDLASRPEVYALLKKEVETVNATLPPAQRISRFLLLYKELDADDGELTRTRKVRRSVINEKYEGIIDAIYRGDADIPVDTVIRFQDGTTQRVRTTLRVVDLGGHGHMAEAAE
- a CDS encoding branched-chain amino acid ABC transporter permease, coding for MNTAFLIQLLVNGLVVGTLYGVVAMSFVLIYKATQVVNFAQGELLLVGAWVCWALLAKYQVPFWIGMPMTLVFMFVFGIAIQVLILRPMIGEPIISVIMVTIGLSTVLQATLKWMFGVNPQPFPRVFESQSVSLFGLQIQTVYVMSLVVSVAMMIGMAWFFRASKYGLAMRATAFNQQVAQSLGISVKSVFAMAWAISATVSAVAGVVVAVVNGVSSGLAAYGIKVFPAAILGGLDSVGGAVLGGIIIGLLENIAQYVDSEYLHWGNLYEVAPFYVLIIVLMIKPYGLFGTHDIERI
- a CDS encoding branched-chain amino acid ABC transporter permease produces the protein MAGPALIPAGDFRTSYAADTTIFPTTTSRNFAILGVLLLCFAPQLLAGYWLSILIQIGIFSIAALGLNILVGFTGQISIGHAAFFLLGAFTSAYISNNAHIPVFFAIPLAGVITALVGLIFGIPAARLKGLYLVIATLAAQYILLDFFSRAEWFTGGSVPASANPFSIFGYTLRGDRQYFYVVLAYVVASYILVTNLMRTRDGRALVAIRDHYLSAEIMGINLTKYRTLSFGLAAFFAGIAGALYAHYQLVVSQEGFGIERSILFLAMIIIGGTGSIMGTLMGTAFVVLLPETMEFLSGYLKGGAIDKALSLNNNLTFLREIAIGVIIIAFLMFEPDGLAHRWRQIKAYWKLYPFSH